Proteins encoded together in one Polaribacter reichenbachii window:
- a CDS encoding alpha/beta hydrolase: MTAENWKNKGKFVTIENKKVFVIDEGDKPGTLVILHGYPTSSYDYHRIIPELTKYFRVVVHDHLGFGFSDKPDSLTYSLIDQADIALQLWHKLGLKSVSILAHDYGTSIAKEILARKNNNLIPIRINKMYLCSSSMRLEHLHLRNIDKLLKDRKLGRYVSRLTSYGYRKIKRKFKKDNINYQIEKDYDINEMWNQLNSNEGQKEVHFLSNFINERYTYWHRWTNALKEAKIPVKIFWEKTDPVAIKEIAIVLATEDVSKYLVWIENVKHYSIIETPNSWIKLVFDYQNQDKPVF, translated from the coding sequence ATGACTGCTGAAAACTGGAAAAACAAAGGTAAATTTGTTACTATAGAAAATAAAAAAGTATTTGTAATAGATGAAGGTGATAAACCTGGAACTCTTGTAATACTTCATGGCTACCCAACCTCTTCTTACGATTATCATAGAATAATACCAGAACTTACAAAATATTTTAGAGTTGTTGTACACGATCATTTAGGATTTGGTTTTTCTGATAAACCAGATTCTTTAACCTATTCTTTAATAGATCAAGCTGATATTGCCTTGCAACTTTGGCACAAATTAGGTTTAAAAAGTGTTTCTATTTTAGCACATGATTATGGTACATCTATAGCAAAAGAAATCTTAGCTAGAAAAAACAATAATTTAATTCCGATAAGAATTAATAAAATGTATTTGTGCAGTAGTAGCATGAGGCTAGAACATTTACATTTAAGAAACATAGACAAACTACTTAAAGACAGAAAACTAGGTAGATATGTTTCTAGACTTACAAGTTATGGGTATCGTAAAATTAAGAGAAAATTTAAAAAAGATAATATCAATTATCAAATTGAAAAAGATTACGATATTAATGAAATGTGGAATCAATTAAACTCTAATGAAGGGCAAAAAGAAGTTCATTTTTTAAGTAATTTTATAAACGAACGCTACACATATTGGCATAGATGGACCAATGCTTTAAAAGAAGCTAAAATACCTGTAAAAATTTTCTGGGAAAAAACAGATCCTGTAGCTATAAAAGAAATTGCTATAGTTTTAGCAACAGAAGACGTAAGCAAATACTTAGTTTGGATTGAAAATGTAAAACATTATTCAATTATAGAAACGCCAAATAGCTGGATAAAATTAGTTTTTGACTATCAAAATCAAGATAAACCTGTTTTTTAA
- a CDS encoding alpha/beta fold hydrolase, whose protein sequence is MTIKEWAQKGNMISVLKKKVFVIDEGTSDKTLVLFHGYATSSLDFYKVLPELSKHYRVIIQDFIGFGFSDKPTNYYINVQEQADFCLELWRILELKNITLLSHNISTQIALELVTRQRTNFVKIDIQKLIILNSTISFDQSNLSDANVHPLEHFSKKSKLMLNSFQFYKMKIKDFFYAENKITEEEIEAKWLLIQQNNGREMIDFLSSFIIESKLLWNRWHTTLQLNNIPVKIISGKNDIIFNENEATHFSEECNNSHLHFIDNCGHYPMLEKPTELISAILES, encoded by the coding sequence ATGACAATAAAAGAATGGGCACAGAAGGGTAATATGATTTCTGTACTAAAAAAGAAAGTATTTGTAATTGACGAAGGTACTAGCGACAAAACATTAGTGCTTTTCCATGGTTATGCAACTTCTTCTTTAGATTTTTATAAAGTTTTGCCAGAGTTAAGCAAACATTACAGAGTAATTATACAAGATTTTATTGGGTTTGGTTTTTCTGATAAACCAACCAATTATTACATAAACGTTCAAGAACAAGCCGATTTTTGTCTAGAACTTTGGCGTATTTTAGAACTGAAAAACATTACCCTTTTAAGTCATAATATTAGTACTCAAATAGCTTTAGAACTTGTAACAAGACAAAGAACAAATTTTGTTAAAATTGATATTCAAAAACTTATCATATTAAATAGTACAATTTCTTTTGATCAGTCTAATTTATCTGATGCAAATGTACATCCGTTAGAACATTTTTCTAAAAAGAGTAAATTAATGCTGAACTCTTTTCAGTTTTATAAAATGAAAATTAAGGACTTTTTCTATGCAGAAAACAAAATAACTGAAGAAGAAATTGAAGCCAAATGGTTGTTAATTCAGCAAAATAACGGACGAGAAATGATTGACTTTTTATCAAGTTTTATCATAGAAAGTAAGTTATTATGGAATAGATGGCACACAACTTTACAACTAAACAACATTCCTGTTAAAATAATTTCTGGTAAAAATGATATTATTTTTAACGAAAATGAAGCAACTCATTTTTCTGAAGAATGTAATAACAGCCACTTACATTTTATTGATAATTGTGGCCACTACCCTATGCTAGAAAAACCAACAGAATTAATTAGTGCAATTTTAGAATCCTAA
- the typA gene encoding translational GTPase TypA: MQSIRNIAIIAHVDHGKTTLVDKIIDQAKILDDRKERTDLLLDNNDLERERGITILSKNVSVNYKNTKINVIDTPGHADFGGEVERVLKMADGVLLLVDAFEGPMPQTRFVLGKALELGLTPIVVVNKVDKENCTPDLVHEKVFDLMFALEATEEQLDFTTIYGSAKNNWMSTDWKNETTDIVPLLDAVLESIPETKYNEGTPQMQITSLDFSAFTGRIAIGRIFRGDLVAGKDYMLCKADGSTKKVRIKELHVFEGMGKVQVDKVPCGDICAITGVEDFEIGDTIADLENPEALPRTEIDKPTMSMLFTINNSPFFGKEGKFVTSRHLRDRLFKEMEKNLALRVDTTDSEDKFNVFGRGVLHLSVLIETMRREGYELQVGRPQVILKEIDGVKCEPYETLSIDVPEDVASKAINLVSLRKGDLLIMEPKGDLQHLEFTIPSRGLIGLRNKILTATAGQAIINHRFSEYGPFKGEFSEDIKGAIVSSAAGKATAYAIDRLQDRGRFFIDPNQDIYIGQVVGENSKSDDMGVNLIKGKKLTNVRSSGTDDSVKIAPKIDFSLEECMEYIKADEYLEVTPESLRMRKINFRP; this comes from the coding sequence ATGCAATCCATCAGAAACATCGCAATCATTGCACACGTTGATCACGGAAAAACAACGTTAGTAGATAAAATTATAGATCAAGCAAAAATCTTAGACGACAGAAAAGAGCGTACAGATTTATTGTTAGATAATAACGATTTAGAAAGAGAAAGAGGAATTACTATTCTTTCTAAAAACGTTTCTGTAAACTACAAAAACACTAAAATTAACGTAATTGATACACCTGGTCACGCCGATTTTGGAGGTGAAGTAGAACGTGTATTAAAAATGGCTGATGGTGTTTTATTATTAGTTGATGCTTTCGAAGGGCCAATGCCACAAACTCGTTTTGTATTAGGTAAAGCCTTAGAATTAGGATTAACACCAATTGTGGTTGTAAATAAAGTTGATAAAGAAAACTGTACTCCAGATTTAGTTCACGAAAAAGTTTTTGATTTAATGTTTGCTTTAGAAGCTACAGAAGAGCAATTAGACTTTACAACAATCTATGGTTCTGCAAAGAACAACTGGATGTCTACAGACTGGAAAAACGAAACTACTGATATTGTACCTTTATTAGATGCAGTTTTAGAATCGATTCCAGAAACAAAATACAATGAGGGTACACCTCAAATGCAAATTACTTCTTTAGATTTTTCTGCTTTTACAGGTAGAATTGCAATCGGTCGTATTTTTAGAGGAGACTTAGTAGCTGGTAAAGACTATATGTTATGTAAAGCTGATGGTTCTACTAAAAAAGTTAGAATTAAAGAATTACACGTTTTTGAAGGAATGGGTAAAGTACAAGTAGATAAAGTTCCTTGTGGAGATATTTGTGCAATTACAGGTGTAGAAGATTTTGAAATTGGTGATACAATTGCAGATTTAGAAAACCCAGAAGCATTGCCAAGAACTGAAATTGATAAGCCAACAATGAGTATGTTGTTTACAATTAACAACTCACCATTTTTTGGTAAAGAAGGTAAGTTTGTAACATCTCGTCATTTACGTGACAGATTGTTCAAAGAAATGGAAAAAAACCTTGCATTAAGAGTAGATACTACAGATTCTGAAGATAAATTTAACGTTTTCGGACGTGGAGTTTTACACTTATCAGTATTAATCGAAACTATGCGTAGAGAAGGATATGAGTTACAAGTAGGTAGACCACAAGTTATTTTAAAAGAAATTGACGGAGTAAAATGTGAGCCTTACGAAACTTTATCTATCGATGTTCCAGAAGATGTTGCTTCTAAAGCCATTAACTTAGTATCTCTTAGAAAAGGAGATTTATTAATTATGGAGCCAAAAGGAGATTTACAACACTTAGAGTTTACAATTCCTTCTAGAGGTTTAATCGGTTTACGTAATAAAATTTTAACTGCAACAGCTGGTCAAGCAATTATTAACCACCGTTTTTCTGAATATGGACCTTTTAAAGGAGAGTTTTCTGAGGATATTAAAGGTGCAATTGTTTCTTCTGCAGCAGGTAAAGCAACAGCTTATGCTATTGATAGATTACAAGATAGAGGTCGTTTCTTTATAGATCCTAATCAAGATATATATATTGGTCAAGTTGTTGGTGAAAACTCAAAGTCTGATGATATGGGTGTAAACTTAATCAAAGGAAAGAAATTAACAAACGTTCGTTCTTCTGGTACAGATGATAGTGTAAAAATTGCCCCAAAAATTGATTTTTCTTTAGAAGAATGTATGGAGTATATTAAAGCTGATGAGTATTTAGAAGTTACTCCAGAAAGCCTACGTATGCGTAAAATTAATTTTAGACCATAA
- the moeB gene encoding molybdopterin-synthase adenylyltransferase MoeB produces MLTSEEKKQYNRHLILDKIGEKGQLKLKQAKVLVIGAGGLGCPVLQYLTAAGVGTIGIIDDDVVDQSNLQRQILYTIDDIGVSKALTASKRLSKLNPFVKFDVYQEQLTRENAVSLFEKYDIIVDGSDNFSTRYLTNDASIITKKPLVYGAIFKFEGQVSVFNFNGSGSYRCLYPTPPKPNESPNCSEIGVLGVLPGIIGSFQANEVIKMICEIGEVLTNKVLIYDTLTMRQLTLKFEKSEKESITKLEEDYDFFCGIKSVKNEITIDEVEKNIELYNLLDVREEYEHEDFNIGGQNIPLSELDDRFDEVDIQKPIVVYCASGLRSKKAIDILKENNKNIILINLKNGCF; encoded by the coding sequence ATGTTAACATCCGAAGAAAAAAAACAGTACAATCGTCACCTTATTTTAGATAAAATAGGAGAAAAAGGACAATTAAAATTGAAACAAGCAAAAGTTTTAGTGATTGGTGCTGGAGGTTTAGGTTGCCCAGTTTTACAATATTTAACTGCTGCTGGAGTAGGAACAATCGGAATTATAGATGATGATGTTGTGGATCAAAGTAATTTGCAACGTCAAATTTTATATACGATTGATGATATTGGAGTTTCTAAAGCATTAACAGCTTCAAAACGATTATCAAAATTAAATCCTTTTGTAAAATTTGATGTGTATCAAGAGCAATTAACACGAGAAAATGCGGTTTCTTTATTTGAAAAATATGATATTATCGTAGATGGTAGTGATAATTTTTCTACTCGTTATTTAACCAATGATGCATCAATTATTACCAAAAAACCTCTAGTTTACGGAGCTATTTTTAAGTTTGAAGGTCAAGTGAGTGTGTTTAATTTTAATGGAAGTGGAAGTTATAGATGTTTGTATCCAACCCCGCCAAAACCAAATGAATCACCAAATTGTTCTGAAATTGGTGTTTTAGGTGTTTTACCCGGAATTATTGGAAGTTTTCAAGCCAATGAAGTCATTAAAATGATATGTGAAATAGGAGAGGTGTTAACAAACAAGGTGCTTATTTATGATACGTTAACAATGCGTCAGCTAACATTAAAATTTGAGAAATCAGAAAAAGAAAGCATTACTAAATTAGAAGAAGATTATGATTTTTTCTGCGGAATTAAATCAGTAAAAAACGAAATTACTATAGATGAGGTTGAAAAAAATATAGAGTTATATAATTTGTTAGATGTGCGTGAAGAATATGAACACGAAGATTTTAATATTGGCGGGCAAAACATACCGTTAAGCGAATTAGATGATAGATTTGATGAGGTTGATATTCAAAAACCAATTGTTGTGTATTGTGCTTCTGGTCTCAGAAGTAAAAAAGCAATTGATATCTTGAAGGAAAATAATAAAAATATAATTTTAATAAATTTAAAAAACGGTTGTTTTTAA
- a CDS encoding DUF1330 domain-containing protein, translated as MIYITQLIYINEGEEAIFNEFEAVAIPIILKYNGRLTLRIRPNSKTIIEANIKQPYEIHLVEFDSEADFENFKKDEERKQFLHLKEKSIQSSILIKGEKL; from the coding sequence ATGATTTATATCACGCAGTTAATTTATATAAATGAGGGTGAAGAAGCTATCTTTAATGAATTTGAAGCTGTTGCTATACCTATTATTCTTAAGTATAATGGCAGATTAACTTTGCGCATTAGACCAAATTCAAAAACTATCATTGAAGCAAATATTAAGCAACCTTATGAAATTCATTTGGTAGAATTTGATAGTGAAGCAGATTTTGAAAATTTCAAAAAAGATGAAGAAAGAAAACAATTTTTGCATTTAAAAGAAAAATCAATTCAATCTTCTATTTTAATTAAAGGAGAAAAGTTATAG
- the thiH gene encoding 2-iminoacetate synthase ThiH, translating into MSHFKALFDTYNWDFTLQSIFNKTAVEVKQALVKDKLDLEDFKALISPAAKPFLEEMAYKSQVLTKKRFGNTMQMYAPMYLSNECQNICTYCGFSLTNKIPRRTLTDTEILEEVAFLKNKGYDHILLVTGEANQKVGVDYINNAIRLIRSHFANITIEVQPLDQNEYELLVENGLYAVLVYQETYHRDEYKKHHPKGKKSNFDYRLDTPDRLGKAGVHKIGLGALFGLEDWRADSFFTALHLKYLQKTYWKTKYSISFPRLRPHSGGLDPKVEMTDADLVQLICAFRLLDEDVELSMSTRESEIFRNNIVNLGITSISAESKTNPGGYSVEPQSLEQFEISDERSTEKVVEMLKTRGLEVVWKDWEHFSN; encoded by the coding sequence ATGAGTCATTTTAAAGCACTTTTTGATACTTATAATTGGGATTTTACTTTACAAAGTATTTTTAATAAAACAGCAGTTGAAGTAAAACAAGCTTTAGTAAAAGATAAGTTGGATTTAGAAGATTTTAAAGCTTTAATTTCTCCTGCAGCCAAACCTTTTTTAGAAGAAATGGCATATAAAAGTCAGGTTTTAACTAAAAAAAGATTCGGAAATACGATGCAAATGTATGCACCTATGTATTTGAGTAACGAATGCCAAAACATTTGTACTTATTGTGGTTTTAGTTTGACGAATAAAATTCCGAGAAGAACGTTAACAGATACAGAAATTTTAGAGGAAGTCGCATTTTTAAAGAACAAAGGTTACGATCATATTTTATTGGTAACAGGAGAAGCGAATCAAAAAGTGGGTGTAGATTATATCAATAATGCGATTCGATTAATCCGTTCTCATTTTGCTAATATTACCATAGAAGTGCAACCTTTAGATCAAAATGAATATGAATTGTTAGTAGAAAATGGTTTGTATGCGGTTTTGGTATATCAAGAAACGTATCATAGAGATGAATATAAAAAACATCATCCTAAAGGGAAAAAATCGAATTTTGATTATCGTTTAGACACTCCAGATAGATTAGGAAAAGCAGGAGTACATAAAATTGGTTTAGGCGCTTTATTCGGATTGGAAGATTGGAGAGCTGATAGTTTTTTTACAGCTTTACATTTAAAATATTTGCAAAAAACATATTGGAAAACAAAGTATTCTATTTCTTTTCCGAGGTTACGTCCACATTCTGGTGGATTAGATCCAAAAGTAGAAATGACAGATGCAGATTTGGTTCAGCTAATTTGTGCTTTTCGTTTGCTGGATGAAGATGTAGAATTATCAATGTCTACCAGAGAAAGTGAAATTTTTAGAAATAATATTGTTAATTTGGGCATTACATCAATCAGTGCAGAATCTAAAACAAATCCTGGAGGTTATTCAGTTGAACCACAATCTTTAGAACAATTTGAAATTTCTGATGAACGAAGTACAGAAAAAGTAGTAGAAATGTTAAAAACTAGAGGTTTAGAAGTTGTGTGGAAAGATTGGGAGCACTTTAGTAATTAA
- a CDS encoding thiazole synthase, translating to MNQKLKIADKEFSSRLFTGTGKFSSSELMRTSLLASKSELITVALKRVDVKDKEDDILSHLNQSHINLLPNTSGVRTAKEAVFAAELSREALETNWVKLEIHPDPRYLLPDPIETLKAAEELVKLGFVVMPYIHADPVLCKRLEEVGVQCVMPLGAPIGSNKGLKTLDFLDIIIEQSNVPVIVDAGIGAPSHAAHAMEIGADAVLVNTAIAVSQNPIAMAKAFKMAVEAGRMAFEAKLAPIKEQAEASSPLTSFLS from the coding sequence ATGAATCAAAAATTAAAAATAGCAGATAAAGAATTTAGCTCACGTTTATTTACAGGAACAGGAAAATTTAGTTCTTCTGAATTGATGAGAACATCTTTATTAGCATCCAAAAGTGAATTGATAACAGTAGCTTTAAAAAGAGTAGACGTAAAAGACAAAGAAGACGATATTCTATCGCATTTGAATCAATCTCATATCAATTTATTGCCAAATACATCAGGAGTTAGAACCGCAAAAGAAGCTGTTTTTGCAGCAGAATTGTCTAGAGAAGCTTTAGAAACCAATTGGGTGAAATTAGAGATTCATCCAGATCCAAGATATTTATTGCCAGATCCTATAGAGACTTTAAAAGCAGCAGAAGAATTGGTAAAGTTGGGTTTTGTGGTAATGCCATATATTCACGCAGATCCTGTTTTGTGTAAACGATTAGAAGAAGTTGGTGTACAATGTGTAATGCCTTTGGGAGCACCAATAGGAAGCAATAAAGGATTAAAAACGCTTGATTTTTTAGACATTATTATAGAACAATCTAATGTGCCAGTTATTGTAGATGCAGGTATTGGTGCTCCTTCTCACGCAGCTCACGCTATGGAAATTGGTGCAGATGCAGTGTTGGTAAATACGGCAATTGCGGTTTCTCAAAATCCGATTGCGATGGCAAAAGCTTTTAAAATGGCTGTTGAAGCTGGTAGAATGGCTTTCGAAGCAAAATTAGCGCCAATTAAAGAACAAGCAGAAGCTAGTAGTCCGTTAACGAGTTTTTTAAGTTAA
- the thiE gene encoding thiamine phosphate synthase, with amino-acid sequence MISKLHYITQGKTPEEHLLNLEKACIAGANWVQLRLKNMDVDVVLETAKKARAITSKYQTKLIINDYYKIAKAVNADGVHLGKKDECPLIARDFLGNSFIIGGTANTVKDCTVLLNKKVDYIGLGPYQFTKTKENLSPILGVAGYQKIINELQTKTPIIAIGGIRLEDVTAIINIGIYGIAVSGEITKDVTNVSKFQEILN; translated from the coding sequence ATGATTAGTAAATTACACTATATCACTCAAGGAAAAACTCCAGAAGAGCATTTATTAAATTTAGAAAAAGCGTGTATTGCTGGTGCCAATTGGGTGCAATTACGATTAAAAAATATGGATGTTGATGTTGTTTTAGAAACTGCCAAAAAAGCAAGAGCAATAACATCAAAGTATCAAACAAAATTAATCATAAATGATTATTATAAAATAGCAAAAGCAGTAAATGCAGACGGAGTTCATTTGGGCAAAAAAGATGAATGTCCGTTAATAGCGCGTGATTTTTTAGGAAATTCTTTTATAATTGGAGGAACCGCAAATACAGTAAAAGACTGTACTGTTTTGCTTAATAAAAAAGTAGATTACATTGGTTTAGGACCTTATCAATTTACCAAAACAAAAGAAAATTTAAGTCCCATTTTAGGAGTTGCTGGTTATCAGAAAATAATAAATGAATTACAAACTAAAACACCAATTATTGCTATTGGCGGAATTAGATTAGAAGATGTTACAGCAATTATAAATATTGGTATTTACGGAATTGCAGTTTCTGGAGAAATCACGAAAGACGTTACTAATGTTTCCAAATTTCAAGAAATATTAAATTGA
- a CDS encoding hydroxymethylpyrimidine/phosphomethylpyrimidine kinase, whose amino-acid sequence MNQKKYILTIAGLDPSSGAGITSDIKTFEAHNIYGLSVCTAVTVQNDIEFKNCIWIEKQVILNQIELLLERFSISVVKIGIIQSWEVLLEVVLLLKSYNSELKIVLDPILKASAGFDFHRKQDLVIFEKVLQNCHFITPNYNEIKDLFPDKSIEETIEFILKKTNIYLKGGHRKDKIGWDEVYYSKIVKLNIPPITKKPIFEKHGSGCVLSSALAANLSKDIPLEDACKNAKLYTEQFLSSNKTLLGTHNYQN is encoded by the coding sequence TTGAATCAAAAAAAATACATATTAACCATTGCAGGTTTAGATCCGTCAAGTGGAGCAGGAATTACATCAGATATTAAAACATTTGAAGCACATAATATATATGGATTATCGGTTTGTACAGCAGTTACAGTGCAAAATGATATTGAATTTAAAAACTGTATTTGGATAGAGAAACAAGTTATTTTAAATCAAATTGAATTGCTTTTAGAACGATTTTCGATTTCGGTTGTAAAAATAGGAATCATTCAATCTTGGGAAGTTTTGTTAGAAGTTGTATTGCTGTTAAAAAGTTATAATTCAGAACTAAAAATAGTGTTAGATCCCATTTTAAAAGCAAGTGCAGGATTTGATTTTCATAGAAAACAAGATTTAGTAATTTTTGAAAAAGTATTACAAAACTGTCATTTTATCACACCAAATTACAACGAAATCAAAGATTTATTTCCTGATAAATCTATAGAAGAAACTATTGAATTTATATTAAAAAAAACAAATATTTATCTAAAAGGAGGTCATAGAAAAGATAAAATTGGTTGGGATGAAGTGTATTATAGTAAAATCGTAAAACTGAATATTCCACCAATAACCAAAAAACCAATTTTCGAAAAACACGGAAGTGGTTGTGTTTTATCATCAGCTTTAGCTGCAAATTTATCAAAAGATATTCCTTTAGAAGACGCTTGTAAAAACGCAAAATTATATACAGAACAATTCTTAAGTTCTAACAAAACCTTATTAGGAACACATAATTATCAAAATTAA
- a CDS encoding thiamine phosphate synthase, producing the protein MIILIAPEKDTPNEIEILHQLFKEGLQFYHFRKPDKNYDEHVAYLNQIDKQYHNRIVVHFYHELINDFNLKGIHFQEQKRIDSLEKGIGYFNGLKMNGKTMSSSFHEPEELAACNLTFDYHLLSPVFSSISKKGYEGRGFNVNHINKIIVGMGGINSETIEETIKLGFKGIGVLGGVWNVENPVESFKSIKHFYEMFTDS; encoded by the coding sequence ATGATAATTCTAATCGCTCCAGAAAAAGACACTCCAAATGAAATTGAAATATTACATCAATTATTTAAAGAAGGTTTACAATTTTATCATTTTAGAAAACCAGATAAAAATTACGATGAACACGTTGCGTATTTAAATCAAATAGACAAACAATATCACAATAGAATTGTAGTACATTTTTATCACGAATTAATCAATGATTTCAATTTAAAAGGCATTCATTTTCAGGAACAAAAAAGAATAGATTCTTTAGAAAAAGGAATTGGATATTTTAATGGCTTAAAAATGAATGGTAAAACAATGAGCAGTTCTTTTCACGAACCAGAAGAATTAGCGGCTTGTAATTTAACATTCGATTATCATTTATTAAGCCCTGTTTTTTCTTCTATTTCTAAAAAAGGATATGAAGGTAGAGGTTTTAATGTAAATCATATCAATAAAATAATTGTTGGTATGGGAGGAATTAATTCAGAAACCATCGAAGAAACCATAAAACTAGGTTTTAAAGGAATTGGCGTTTTAGGTGGCGTTTGGAATGTAGAAAATCCTGTAGAGAGTTTTAAAAGCATAAAACATTTTTATGAGATGTTTACAGATAGTTAA
- the thiC gene encoding phosphomethylpyrimidine synthase ThiC, whose protein sequence is MKNKDTAPKKGQVTRNPFPNSKKIYVQGKLHPQIKVAMREISLSDTTDSMTKKKTPNEPVTVYDTSGPYTDPNKEINVHNGIERIREQWILDRNDVEQLDGFSSKYCNERLNDTSLDHMRFGHLKKPMRAKKGQNVTQLHYAKKGIITPEMEYIAIRENQRIDEMTEIRKQHKGEHFGASIPEKITPEFVRSEVARGRAVIPSNINHPEAEPMILGRNFLVKINANIGNSATTSSIEEEVEKAVWACRWGADNIMDLSTGQNIHETREWIVRNSPVPVGTVPIYQALEKVNGVAEDLTWEIFKDTLIEQAEQGVDYFTIHAGVLLRYVPMTAKRVTGIVSRGGSIMAKWCLAHHKESFLYTHFEEICEILKQYDVAFSLGDGLRPGSVADANDEAQFAELETLGELTQIARKHEVQCFIEGPGHVPMHMIKENMEKQIEVCDEAPFYTLGPLTTDIAPGYDHITSGIGAAMIGWFGCAMLCYVTPKEHLGLPNKEDVRVGVVTYKLAAHAADLAKGHPGAQHRDNALSMARFEFRWEDQFNLGLDPERAREYHDETLPAAGAKIAHFCSMCGPKFCSMKISQEVRDFAAENDIVDNEVIAKGFEEKSKEFKEKGSEVYL, encoded by the coding sequence ATGAAGAATAAAGACACCGCTCCAAAAAAAGGACAAGTAACAAGAAATCCATTTCCGAATTCGAAAAAAATCTATGTACAAGGAAAATTGCATCCACAAATAAAAGTGGCAATGCGTGAAATTTCTTTGAGTGATACCACAGATTCGATGACCAAAAAGAAAACACCAAACGAACCTGTAACTGTTTATGATACTTCTGGGCCTTACACAGATCCTAATAAAGAAATCAACGTTCATAATGGAATAGAAAGAATTAGAGAACAATGGATTCTAGATAGAAATGATGTAGAGCAATTAGACGGATTTTCATCTAAATATTGTAATGAGCGTTTAAACGATACAAGTTTAGATCATATGCGTTTTGGACATTTAAAAAAGCCAATGCGTGCCAAAAAAGGTCAGAATGTAACGCAATTACATTATGCTAAAAAAGGAATCATTACTCCTGAAATGGAATACATCGCAATTCGTGAAAATCAACGAATTGATGAAATGACCGAAATTAGAAAACAACACAAAGGCGAACATTTTGGCGCATCAATTCCTGAGAAAATTACACCAGAATTTGTAAGAAGCGAAGTAGCCAGAGGTCGTGCTGTAATTCCATCAAACATCAATCATCCAGAAGCAGAACCGATGATTTTAGGTAGAAATTTCTTGGTAAAAATAAATGCAAATATTGGTAATTCTGCCACAACTTCATCCATAGAAGAAGAAGTAGAAAAAGCAGTTTGGGCTTGTAGATGGGGAGCAGATAATATTATGGATTTATCAACAGGACAAAATATTCACGAAACTCGTGAGTGGATTGTACGTAATTCACCAGTTCCTGTGGGTACAGTGCCAATTTACCAAGCTTTAGAAAAAGTAAACGGAGTTGCAGAAGATTTAACTTGGGAAATTTTTAAAGACACTTTAATTGAGCAAGCAGAACAAGGAGTTGATTATTTTACCATTCACGCAGGTGTTTTGTTGCGTTATGTGCCAATGACTGCAAAACGAGTTACAGGAATTGTTTCTAGAGGAGGCTCTATTATGGCAAAATGGTGTTTGGCACATCATAAAGAAAGTTTTTTATACACGCATTTCGAAGAAATTTGCGAGATTTTAAAACAATATGATGTTGCTTTTTCTTTAGGTGATGGTTTACGTCCAGGTTCTGTGGCAGATGCCAATGACGAAGCTCAGTTTGCTGAATTAGAAACGTTGGGCGAGTTAACTCAGATTGCTCGTAAACACGAAGTACAATGTTTTATAGAAGGGCCAGGTCACGTGCCAATGCATATGATTAAAGAAAATATGGAAAAGCAAATCGAGGTTTGCGACGAAGCTCCTTTTTATACTTTAGGCCCTTTAACCACTGATATTGCTCCTGGTTACGATCATATAACATCTGGTATTGGAGCTGCAATGATTGGTTGGTTTGGTTGTGCAATGTTGTGTTATGTAACACCAAAAGAACATTTAGGTTTGCCCAATAAAGAAGATGTAAGAGTAGGAGTTGTTACTTATAAATTGGCAGCGCACGCTGCAGATTTGGCAAAAGGTCATCCAGGAGCTCAGCACAGAGACAATGCATTAAGTATGGCGCGTTTTGAATTTCGTTGGGAAGATCAATTTAATTTAGGACTCGATCCAGAACGAGCTAGAGAATATCACGATGAAACGTTACCAGCTGCAGGAGCAAAAATTGCGCATTTCTGTTCTATGTGCGGGCCAAAATTTTGTTCAATGAAAATATCACAAGAGGTTCGTGATTTTGCTGCAGAAAATGATATTGTAGATAATGAAGTGATTGCAAAAGGTTTCGAAGAGAAATCGAAAGAATTTAAAGAAAAAGGATCAGAAGTGTATTTGTAA